In a single window of the Acyrthosiphon pisum isolate AL4f chromosome X, pea_aphid_22Mar2018_4r6ur, whole genome shotgun sequence genome:
- the LOC107882930 gene encoding uncharacterized protein LOC107882930 gives MIVDRLLKDILCCYLFLVFQQYIDIITIDIRNETNHVFNIKLAKLLGLYQILDPGALKCRGRNIYHIVTSCLLLYACLISTILIISGLYYCTNIPVSIDYFWKSVTTIYVIYKTWIIIHYSNDVWNCLSITRYDLTSLTDRNRHILDRWRERLAWLTNIYVIMYCMTLVLYLVITLAFSEVKSTVKNRDGSVGYYRQNALNLYLIATDDTYNVHYYTFYFIEASFVAFITLYFLIFDVLMVTLCFGMCCQMEIICSAFKSVGHKFVTDPHSPIDDIKNQTSNEHDLIYDELKTIIMDHQVVMKKYEDFLTIFRRVMLLHIFVSSFTVILLWFTFIMSFSNDDRFKTSDVIIIRMICEIPSILFQIYMMCYLFGNINDQKDEIIFALYSSNWTEMDMKCKKLILLTMQLNNANQIKLKFTRTKIVNLEMFFKTMGHCYTVISVLVNHIQTKNE, from the exons ATGATTGTAGACAGACTACTGaaagatatattatgttgttatttattccTCGTTTTCCAAcagtatattgatattataacgaTAGACATTCGGAACGAGACTAATCACGTTTTCAACATTAAGTTGGCGAAACTTCTAGGATTGTATCAAATATTGGATCCGGGGGCACTAAAATGTCGTGGTCGAAACATCTATCACATTGTCACGTCGTGCCTTTTGCTGTACGCGTGTCTCATATCGACGATTTTGATCATCAGTGGTCTGTACTATTGTACCAATATACCTGTAAGTATagattatttttggaaatcaGTAACCACGATTTACGTAATCTACAAGACGTGGATCATCATCCACTACTCGAACGACGTATGGAATTGTTTGTCGATCACGCGGTACGATTTGACATCGTTAACCGACCGGAACAGACACATACTGGATCGTTGGCGAGAACGCTTGGCGTGGTTAACGAACATATATGTGATCATGTATTGCATGACTTTAGTACTTTACCTTGTCATTACCTTAGCCTTCAGTGAAGTTAAATCAACAGTCAAAAACCGTGATGGTTCAGTCGGGTATTACCGCCAGAACgcattgaatttatatttaatcgcAACTGACGACACGTACAACGTACACTATTATACGTTTTACTTCATCGAGGCATCGTTCGTCgcttttataacattatatttcctTATATTCGATGTTCTTATGGTTACACTGTGCTTTGGTATGTGCTGCCAGATGGAAATAATTTGCTCTGCGTTCAAATCGGTTGGACACAAATTTGTTACTGACCCTCATTCCCCAATCG ATgatattaaaaaccaaacatCTAATGAACACGATTTAatatatgatgaattaaaaacaattataatggaTCATCAAGTAGTCATGAA GAAATATGAAGATTTTCTAACAATATTTAGACGAGTGATGTTGTTACACATTTTCGTATCCTCATTTACGGTCATCTTGCTTTGGTTTACATTCATAATG AGTTTCTCCAACGATGATAGATTTAAGACTTcggatgttataataataagaatgatTTGCGAAATTCCatcaatattgtttcaaatatatatgatgtgttatttatttggcAATATTAACGATCAA aaaGATGAAATTATATTCGCATTGTACAGTAGTAATTGGACCGAAATGGATATGAAATGTAAAAAGTTGATATTATTGACAATGCAATTGAATAATGctaaccaaataaaattaaaatttactagaacaaaaattgtaaacttggaaatgttttttaaa